The proteins below come from a single Sorghum bicolor cultivar BTx623 chromosome 4, Sorghum_bicolor_NCBIv3, whole genome shotgun sequence genomic window:
- the LOC110434710 gene encoding serine/arginine repetitive matrix protein 1-like gives MAAAALCSVPSAATLPFSLARQRRRVRALDLVAPKALCALALEAADATSPSSNNVGRDPNGAPRRAPCFSPRAPSSASSLLHRAGAAAPRRGHDVAPASSSPRRAPTPQRRPRTGAARRVELLCATSPSRPPRRRAPRRRSHPRPRRLGPAPLRRALSPQPPSATCDAEPPQQLQPRQALLQAVSRLRAHDGVEP, from the coding sequence atggccgccgccgctctCTGCTCCGTTCCCAGCGCCGCCACCCTCCCCTTCTCCCTTGCTCGCCAGCGCCGACGCGTCCGCGCCCTCGACCTCGTCGCGCCCAAGGCGCTGTGCGCCCTCGCCCTCGAAGCCGCGGACGCCACCTCGCCGAGCAGCAACAACGTCGGCCGCGACCCCAACGGAGCTCCTCGTCGCGCCCCCTGCTTCAGTCCACGAGCTCCCTCCTCTGCGTCGAGCCTTCTGCACCGAGCAGGAGCCGCCGCGCCTCGCCGTGGCCACGACGTCGCCCCCGCATCGTCCTCGCCGCGCCGAGCCCCGACCCCGCAACGCCGTCCTCGCACCGGAGCCGCCCGCCGCGTCGAGCTCCTGTGCGCGACCTCGCCGAGCCGACCACCGCGACGCAGAGCACCGCGACGCCGAAGCCACCCACGACCGCGCCGGCTCGGCCCTGCTCCACTCCGTCGAGCGCTGTCGCcccagcctccgtccgcgacctGCGACGCCGAGCCACCACAGCAACTCCAACCTCGTCAAGCCCTGCTCCAAGCCGtgagccgcctccgcgcccaCGACGGCGTCGAGCCCTGA